One part of the Amphiura filiformis chromosome 5, Afil_fr2py, whole genome shotgun sequence genome encodes these proteins:
- the LOC140153446 gene encoding centromere protein V-like isoform X2: MQCCSVCTKKQNVHFIVPNSKFKLLQGEDYITSYTFGTHQAKHTFCKICGVQSFYTPRSNPDGKGIAPHCLDPGTVENVTVFKFDGQNWEDSVKANLHGIQSRSSDSS, encoded by the exons ATGCAGTG TTGCAGTGTCTGTACCAAGAAGCAAAATGTTCATTTCATAGTGCCCAACTCCAAGTTCAAGCTACTTCag GGTGAGGATTATATAACAAGTTACACATTTGGTACACATCAAGCTAAACACACCTTTTGCAAGATATGTGGAGTGCAGAGTTTTTATACACCAAGAAGCAACCCTGATGGCAAAG GTATAGCACCACATTGCCTGGATCCTGGTACAGTAGAGAATGTGACAGTATTCAAATTTGATGGTCAGAATTGGGAAGACAGTGTTAAGGCAAATCTACATGGCATCCAGTCTCGATCATCAGACTCTTCATAA
- the LOC140153446 gene encoding centromere protein V-like isoform X1 yields the protein MSETLLVKHIGGCHCGAVRFEVMAPKKLEAFNCNCSVCTKKQNVHFIVPNSKFKLLQGEDYITSYTFGTHQAKHTFCKICGVQSFYTPRSNPDGKGIAPHCLDPGTVENVTVFKFDGQNWEDSVKANLHGIQSRSSDSS from the exons ATGTCTGAAACACTGCTGGTGAAGCATATTGGTGGCTGTCATTGTGGTGCAGTTCGATTTGAAGTTATGGCACCAAAAAAATTAGAAGCATTTAATTGCAA TTGCAGTGTCTGTACCAAGAAGCAAAATGTTCATTTCATAGTGCCCAACTCCAAGTTCAAGCTACTTCag GGTGAGGATTATATAACAAGTTACACATTTGGTACACATCAAGCTAAACACACCTTTTGCAAGATATGTGGAGTGCAGAGTTTTTATACACCAAGAAGCAACCCTGATGGCAAAG GTATAGCACCACATTGCCTGGATCCTGGTACAGTAGAGAATGTGACAGTATTCAAATTTGATGGTCAGAATTGGGAAGACAGTGTTAAGGCAAATCTACATGGCATCCAGTCTCGATCATCAGACTCTTCATAA